Proteins encoded within one genomic window of Dyadobacter chenhuakuii:
- a CDS encoding VCBS repeat-containing protein: MLFQKIFTKILLIAVILAGFSCAREKDIAEYDFDLLTAEKTGIDFSNTLKPTKDFNIFYYMYFYNGGGVGAGDLNNDGLIDLCFTANQEPNRIYLNKSGMKFEDVTEKANFKGDKGWSNGVSIVDINQDGMLDIYISQVGDFESMKGHNLLFVCQEIKDGVPVYVEKSKEYGLDLVVFGTQAMFFDYDLDGDLDMFQLNHSVHQNGTFGRRALFENVYHPLAGDKLFRNDNGKYVEVSKTTGIHSSALGYGLGLGVGDINFDGYPDMYIGNDFHENDYLYINQKNGAFRDMTDSSLMHTSQFSMGVDIGDLNNDIFPEIVSLDMLPSNYEILKKSEGEDMYSIFKYKIRQGYNYQFARNNLQYNNGNGTFSEIGMYSGVHSTDWSWAALFSDFNNDGLKDLFISNGIPKRMNDTDYIKFVSDDVVQEKIRNKNFDENDPGLADKLPEIKLNNKFFANKGDLAFTDMDGLIRNDQVSYSNGSVYADLDNDGDLDIATNNINEKAFVYENLNDKKAGKGDFTKLYLKGKQGNRNAIGTKCLVFKKDKVLSFEKFPVRGFQSSMEVPLHLGLGKKTDVDSVFVIWPDNRFQVLKSADLKDSLTLTYKNDLPVFDYQTFKTSRETKDYTFEDIAAQLGVDVKHEENNFVEFDRNSLIPFEVTADGPALAIADINHDGLDDIFVGSSKKHRNHLFLQTNAGVFKESLQQALLKDSTYEEVSAEWVDVNRDGHVDLVVATGGNEYVNNSEFQMPRIYLNDGKGNLSARADAFANIYVTASCVIPFDFTGDGVVDLFIGGRAVPLNYGEIPKSYLLKNDGSGKFTDVTSQYGKELSNIGYVKNAKLADLDKDGDQDLVLALEWDGIVMMQNNGKSFSKKMLTDKKGWWNFVMPYDFDGDGDLDILAGNLGLNSRLKANAAQPVKMYINDYDGNGRKEPLLTYNLNGKEALFPTKLEMEKQMPVIRKKYIFATDFARANIGDIVGEDKLKEAQVLSADYFENAVLVNDGKGNFEVKPLGYKAQWTPFYDAQIIDANGDKLPDVLIMGNFYNCNIQMGRYDSDFGTVLINRGNCNFTPESLKGLQVKGQVKHLKNIKLKSGNAIVAARNDDKLVVIRRKK; the protein is encoded by the coding sequence ATGCTTTTTCAAAAAATATTTACCAAAATTCTGCTCATTGCTGTCATCCTGGCCGGTTTTTCCTGCGCCAGGGAAAAGGACATTGCCGAGTATGATTTTGACCTGCTAACCGCGGAAAAAACCGGGATCGACTTCTCCAACACGCTGAAACCGACCAAGGATTTCAACATATTTTACTACATGTATTTTTACAATGGAGGCGGGGTTGGAGCCGGGGATCTGAACAACGACGGACTGATCGACCTCTGCTTTACGGCCAACCAGGAGCCCAACCGCATTTACCTGAACAAGTCGGGCATGAAGTTCGAGGATGTGACGGAGAAGGCGAATTTCAAGGGTGATAAGGGCTGGTCTAATGGTGTCTCGATCGTGGACATTAACCAGGATGGCATGCTGGACATTTACATTAGTCAGGTTGGGGATTTTGAGTCGATGAAGGGGCATAACCTGCTTTTTGTATGCCAGGAAATCAAGGATGGCGTGCCGGTTTATGTTGAAAAATCAAAGGAATATGGGCTCGATCTGGTCGTTTTTGGAACGCAGGCGATGTTCTTTGATTATGATCTGGACGGCGATCTGGACATGTTCCAGCTCAATCACTCGGTTCACCAGAATGGCACATTTGGCCGCAGGGCGCTTTTTGAGAATGTATATCATCCGCTGGCTGGCGACAAGTTGTTCAGAAATGACAACGGAAAATATGTGGAAGTCTCCAAAACAACCGGTATTCACAGTTCTGCGCTGGGTTATGGCCTTGGACTGGGCGTTGGCGACATTAATTTTGACGGTTATCCCGACATGTACATTGGTAACGATTTTCATGAAAATGATTATTTGTATATCAATCAGAAAAATGGCGCGTTCCGGGATATGACGGATTCGTCGCTGATGCATACGAGCCAGTTTTCAATGGGCGTGGACATTGGGGATCTGAACAATGACATTTTTCCTGAAATCGTCTCGCTGGATATGCTTCCGTCCAACTATGAGATCCTCAAAAAATCGGAAGGGGAGGACATGTACAGCATTTTCAAATACAAGATCCGGCAGGGTTATAATTACCAGTTTGCACGAAATAATCTGCAATACAATAACGGAAACGGCACATTTAGCGAGATCGGCATGTATTCCGGCGTGCATTCTACGGACTGGTCCTGGGCAGCTCTTTTCTCCGATTTCAATAATGACGGCTTAAAAGACCTCTTCATTTCCAATGGTATTCCGAAGCGGATGAATGATACGGATTACATCAAATTTGTTTCGGATGACGTGGTTCAGGAGAAGATCCGGAATAAAAACTTCGACGAAAATGATCCGGGCTTAGCAGACAAACTGCCTGAAATTAAGCTGAATAACAAGTTTTTTGCCAATAAGGGCGATCTGGCGTTCACGGATATGGACGGCTTGATCCGGAATGATCAGGTTTCGTATTCCAATGGTTCGGTATATGCCGATCTGGACAATGATGGCGACCTGGACATTGCGACCAATAACATTAACGAAAAGGCATTTGTTTACGAAAATTTGAATGATAAAAAGGCTGGTAAAGGTGATTTTACAAAGCTTTATCTCAAAGGGAAACAGGGCAACCGCAATGCCATCGGCACCAAATGTCTGGTTTTTAAAAAGGACAAAGTGCTGAGTTTTGAGAAATTCCCGGTTCGGGGTTTTCAGTCGAGTATGGAAGTGCCTTTGCATCTTGGTTTGGGCAAAAAGACCGATGTGGATTCCGTGTTTGTAATCTGGCCGGATAACCGTTTTCAAGTGCTTAAATCGGCTGATTTGAAGGATTCGCTGACATTAACCTACAAAAATGACCTGCCTGTTTTCGATTATCAAACATTCAAAACCAGCAGAGAAACCAAGGATTATACATTCGAAGACATTGCAGCGCAGCTGGGTGTGGACGTGAAGCATGAGGAAAATAATTTCGTTGAGTTTGATCGTAACTCACTCATTCCCTTTGAAGTAACTGCCGACGGACCAGCTTTGGCGATTGCAGACATTAACCACGATGGCCTGGATGACATTTTCGTTGGGTCTTCCAAAAAGCATCGGAATCATCTGTTTTTGCAAACGAATGCAGGTGTTTTCAAGGAATCATTACAGCAGGCTTTGCTGAAAGACAGCACTTATGAGGAAGTCAGTGCGGAGTGGGTGGATGTGAACCGGGATGGACATGTGGACCTCGTGGTGGCGACGGGCGGGAATGAGTATGTGAACAACTCCGAATTCCAGATGCCGCGGATTTATCTGAATGATGGCAAGGGAAATCTGAGTGCTAGGGCGGATGCATTTGCCAATATTTACGTGACCGCTTCGTGCGTCATTCCGTTTGATTTTACGGGTGATGGGGTCGTGGATCTGTTCATTGGCGGTCGTGCTGTGCCGCTCAATTATGGTGAGATTCCGAAGTCTTATCTGCTCAAAAATGATGGTTCGGGGAAATTTACGGATGTTACGAGTCAGTATGGGAAGGAACTTTCGAACATTGGTTATGTAAAAAATGCCAAACTGGCTGATCTGGACAAAGACGGGGATCAGGATCTGGTGCTCGCGTTGGAATGGGACGGGATTGTGATGATGCAGAACAACGGCAAAAGCTTTTCCAAAAAAATGCTGACGGACAAAAAAGGCTGGTGGAATTTCGTCATGCCTTATGATTTTGATGGCGACGGTGACCTGGATATCCTGGCTGGAAACCTGGGTTTGAACAGCCGGTTGAAAGCCAATGCTGCGCAGCCGGTGAAAATGTATATCAATGATTATGACGGAAATGGCCGTAAGGAACCGCTGCTAACTTATAACCTGAATGGCAAAGAAGCACTTTTTCCGACCAAGCTGGAAATGGAAAAACAAATGCCCGTGATCCGTAAAAAGTACATTTTCGCAACCGATTTTGCCAGAGCCAACATTGGCGATATAGTAGGCGAAGACAAGCTGAAAGAAGCGCAGGTTTTATCCGCAGATTATTTTGAAAATGCCGTTTTGGTCAATGATGGCAAAGGCAATTTTGAAGTAAAACCATTGGGATACAAAGCGCAATGGACGCCATTTTACGACGCGCAAATCATTGATGCCAACGGCGACAAACTGCCCGATGTGCTGATTATGGGTAATTTCTATAACTGCAACATTCAAATGGGCCGCTACGACAGCGATTTTGGCACGGTGCTCATCAACCGCGGCAACTGCAACTTCACGCCCGAATCATTGAAAGGTTTGCAGGTCAAAGGGCAGGTGAAGCATTTGAAAAACATCAAGTTGAAAAGCGGCAATGCCATCGTGGCTGCGCGGAATGACGACAAGCTCGTGGTGATCCGGCGTAAGAAATAG